From the genome of Nicotiana sylvestris chromosome 2, ASM39365v2, whole genome shotgun sequence, one region includes:
- the LOC104222064 gene encoding transcription factor bHLH18-like has product MDMSSATWWSEMEIMNMDDLQYVENCQTMTSSFDELPFNNNYPFSPCTYGIQAAGILEEKPAFCNSRMGTEHQNTYFSSPSSSPPPSSSSPSVIFFCNTKSPSTHNYQENYLNSSVKTEVPSGPTTINFSSQTCPDSDYDDSQHLFQAMGFTAADITQKKSTYSRTPLQAQDHVLSERKRRERLTQCFISLSTLIPNLKKLDKASILGDAIKYIKQLENQVKSLEEETKKFSKEPVVAVKRTGLLSTYVNSSSSEENSNISSTNKSVPEIEVRAADGNALIRIYCKKQATIIKEIFSQVEKFNLTIISSSVMPFGDISTYITIVAKMDHQLNMTAEYAAKRIRETIMKLISSHIDV; this is encoded by the exons ATGGATATGTCATCGGCTACATGGTGGTCTGAAATG GAGATTATGAATATGGATGATCTTCAATACGTTGAAAACTGCCAGACGATGACCTCATCATTCGATGAATTGCCTTTCAATAATAATTACCCCTTCTCCCCTTGTACCTATGGTATTCAGGCTGCTGGAATATTGGAGGAGAAGCCAGCTTTTTGCAATTCCAGAATGGGAACTGAACACCAAAATACCTATTTCTCTTCTCCTTCTTCGTCTCCTccgccttcttcttcttcccccaGCGTCATTTTTTTTTGCAACACCAAATCACCATCAACCCATAACTACCAAGAAAATTACTTGAACAGCTCGGTCAAGACTGAGGTTCCATCTGGACCAACTACCATAAACTTCTCGTCTCAAACTTGTCCAGATTCTGATTATGACGATAGTCAGCATCTATTCCAGGCCATGGGATTTACCGCTGCTGATATTACTCAGAAGAAGAGTACTTATAGTAGAACTCCTTTGCAAGCACAAGACCACGTTCTCTCAGAAAGAAAACGAAGAGAACGCCTCACCCAGTGCTTCATATCTTTGTCTACCCTCATCCCTAACCTAAAGAAG TTGGACAAGGCATCAATACTAGGAGATGCGATTAAATACATAAAACAACTGGAAAATCAAGTAAAAAGCCTTGaggaagaaacaaagaaatttaGCAAGGAGCCAGTGGTTGCAGTTAAGAGAACTGGCCTGCTCTCAACTTATGTTAACTCCTCATCTTCTGAAGAAAACTCCAACATAAGCAGCACCAACAAGTCAGTCCCAGAGATTGAAGTTAGAGCTGCAGATGGGAATGCTCTGATTAGAATTTATTGCAAAAAGCAAGCCACAATAATAAAGGAAATATTCAGCCAAGTAGAGAAGTTCAATCTCACTATCATTAGTAGCAGTGTCATGCCTTTTGGCGACATCAGCACCTACATAACCATTGTTGCTAAG ATGGATCATCAGCTGAACATGACAGCAGAATATGCAGCTAAAAGAATACGTGAGACTATAATGAAACTCATCAGCAGTCATATTGACGTTTAG